A single window of Sphaerodactylus townsendi isolate TG3544 linkage group LG03, MPM_Stown_v2.3, whole genome shotgun sequence DNA harbors:
- the PORCN gene encoding protein-serine O-palmitoleoyltransferase porcupine isoform X1, giving the protein MATFTREEFYQQLLSGCVLPTAQQGFEQVWTLLLLCLVCRLLWRLALPSYAKHLSTVAAGFYVLYHFFQLQMVWVVLLSLLCYLVLFLCRHSTQRGVLLSITILIYLLMGELHMVDTVTWHKMRGAQMIVAMKAVSLGFDLDRGEVLSIPSPVEFMGYIYFVGTVIFGPWFRFRTYLQAVESRKMSFSWFQKVCRSCFLSLVCLIMSTCVSPYLFSYFIPLYSYKLLKKKRRTRSTMVRWLRAYESASSFHFSNYFVGFLSETTATLAGAGFTEEKDHLRWDLTVSRPLNVELPRSMVEVVTSWNLPMSRWLNTYVFKNSLKLGTFSAIIVTYATSALLHGLSFHLAAVLLSLGFITYIEHVLRKRLSVIFNACILSKKCQPGCSHRHNTDLWVRLLNLLFGALAVFHLTYLGSLFDMDADDSVEEQGYGMSYTIYKWSELSWASHWVTFGCWVFYRLIS; this is encoded by the exons ATGGCCACGTTCACCCGTGAAGAATTCTACCAGCAGCTGCTGAGTGGCTGCGTGCTGCCCACCGCTCAGCAGGGTTTCGAACAGGTTTGGACGCTTCTGCTCTTGTGCCTGGTGTGCcgtctcctttggaggttgg CTCTGCCCTCTTATGCCAAACACCTCAGCACTGTGGCTGCCGGCTTCTACGTCCTCTACCACTTCTTCCAGCTGCAGATGGTGTGGGTCGTCCTCCTGAGCCTCTTGTGCTACCTCGTGCTGTTCCTGTGCCGCCACTCGACCCAGCGGGGCGTCCTGCTCTCCATCACAATCCTGATCTATTTGCTGATGGG GGAGCTGCACATGGTAGACACTGTGACCTGGCATAAGATGAGAG gaGCCCAGATGATTGTGGCCATGAAGGCGGTGTCTCTGGGCTTCGATCTGGACCGGGGTGAGGTGCTGTCCATTCCTTCCCCAGTGGAATTCATGGGTTACATCTACTTTGTTGGAACGGTCATCTTTGGGCCCTGGTTCCGCTTCCGCACTTATCTACAGGctgtggagagcaggaaaatG AGCTTTTCCTGGTTCCAGAAGGTCTGCCGGAGCTGTTTCCTCAGCCTCGTGTGCCTCATCATGTCTACCTGCGTGTCCCCCTACCTCTTCTCTTATTTCATACCTCTCTACAGCTACAAACTGCTCAAAAA AAAGCGCCGAACCAG AAGCACAATGGTAAG GTGGCTCCGGGCTTATGAAAGTGCCAGTTCCTTCCACTTCAGCAACTATTTTGTGGGCTTCCTGTCCGAAACAACGGCCACGTTGGCAGGGGCCGGCTTCACAGAGGAAAAAGACCACTTGAGATG GGATCTGACAGTATCACGCCCCCTGAATGTGGAACTACCCCGCTCTATGGTAGAAGTGGTCACCAGCTGGAATCTGCCCATGTCCCGTTGGCTGAACACCT ATGTCTTTAAGAACTCCCTGAAACTGGGCACCTTCTCGGCAATCATTGTCACCTATGCCACCAGCGCCCTCTTACAT GGACTGAGTTTCCATCTGGCTGCTGTGCTTTTATCTCTTGGCTTCATCACTTACATTGAACACG TTCTTCGGAAGCGACTGTCAGTCATATTCAACGCCTGCATACTCTCCAAGAAGTGCCAGCCAGGGTGCTCACATCGCCACAACACG GATCTTTGGGTTCGCCTCCTCAACTTGCTCTTTGGGGCTCTAGCAGTCTTTCACCTGACCTACCTCGGGTCCCTATTTGACATGGACGCCGATGACTCTGTGGAAGAACAG GGGTATGGCATGTCTTACACTATCTACAAATGGTCTGAGCTGAGTTGGGCAAGCCATTGGGTCACCTTTGGGTGCTGGGTCTTCTACCGGCTCATCAGCTGA
- the PORCN gene encoding protein-serine O-palmitoleoyltransferase porcupine isoform X2 — translation MATFTREEFYQQLLSGCVLPTAQQGFEQVWTLLLLCLVCRLLWRLALPSYAKHLSTVAAGFYVLYHFFQLQMVWVVLLSLLCYLVLFLCRHSTQRGVLLSITILIYLLMGELHMVDTVTWHKMRGAQMIVAMKAVSLGFDLDRGEVLSIPSPVEFMGYIYFVGTVIFGPWFRFRTYLQAVESRKMSFSWFQKVCRSCFLSLVCLIMSTCVSPYLFSYFIPLYSYKLLKKWLRAYESASSFHFSNYFVGFLSETTATLAGAGFTEEKDHLRWDLTVSRPLNVELPRSMVEVVTSWNLPMSRWLNTYVFKNSLKLGTFSAIIVTYATSALLHGLSFHLAAVLLSLGFITYIEHVLRKRLSVIFNACILSKKCQPGCSHRHNTDLWVRLLNLLFGALAVFHLTYLGSLFDMDADDSVEEQGYGMSYTIYKWSELSWASHWVTFGCWVFYRLIS, via the exons ATGGCCACGTTCACCCGTGAAGAATTCTACCAGCAGCTGCTGAGTGGCTGCGTGCTGCCCACCGCTCAGCAGGGTTTCGAACAGGTTTGGACGCTTCTGCTCTTGTGCCTGGTGTGCcgtctcctttggaggttgg CTCTGCCCTCTTATGCCAAACACCTCAGCACTGTGGCTGCCGGCTTCTACGTCCTCTACCACTTCTTCCAGCTGCAGATGGTGTGGGTCGTCCTCCTGAGCCTCTTGTGCTACCTCGTGCTGTTCCTGTGCCGCCACTCGACCCAGCGGGGCGTCCTGCTCTCCATCACAATCCTGATCTATTTGCTGATGGG GGAGCTGCACATGGTAGACACTGTGACCTGGCATAAGATGAGAG gaGCCCAGATGATTGTGGCCATGAAGGCGGTGTCTCTGGGCTTCGATCTGGACCGGGGTGAGGTGCTGTCCATTCCTTCCCCAGTGGAATTCATGGGTTACATCTACTTTGTTGGAACGGTCATCTTTGGGCCCTGGTTCCGCTTCCGCACTTATCTACAGGctgtggagagcaggaaaatG AGCTTTTCCTGGTTCCAGAAGGTCTGCCGGAGCTGTTTCCTCAGCCTCGTGTGCCTCATCATGTCTACCTGCGTGTCCCCCTACCTCTTCTCTTATTTCATACCTCTCTACAGCTACAAACTGCTCAAAAA GTGGCTCCGGGCTTATGAAAGTGCCAGTTCCTTCCACTTCAGCAACTATTTTGTGGGCTTCCTGTCCGAAACAACGGCCACGTTGGCAGGGGCCGGCTTCACAGAGGAAAAAGACCACTTGAGATG GGATCTGACAGTATCACGCCCCCTGAATGTGGAACTACCCCGCTCTATGGTAGAAGTGGTCACCAGCTGGAATCTGCCCATGTCCCGTTGGCTGAACACCT ATGTCTTTAAGAACTCCCTGAAACTGGGCACCTTCTCGGCAATCATTGTCACCTATGCCACCAGCGCCCTCTTACAT GGACTGAGTTTCCATCTGGCTGCTGTGCTTTTATCTCTTGGCTTCATCACTTACATTGAACACG TTCTTCGGAAGCGACTGTCAGTCATATTCAACGCCTGCATACTCTCCAAGAAGTGCCAGCCAGGGTGCTCACATCGCCACAACACG GATCTTTGGGTTCGCCTCCTCAACTTGCTCTTTGGGGCTCTAGCAGTCTTTCACCTGACCTACCTCGGGTCCCTATTTGACATGGACGCCGATGACTCTGTGGAAGAACAG GGGTATGGCATGTCTTACACTATCTACAAATGGTCTGAGCTGAGTTGGGCAAGCCATTGGGTCACCTTTGGGTGCTGGGTCTTCTACCGGCTCATCAGCTGA